A window of the Nibribacter ruber genome harbors these coding sequences:
- a CDS encoding DUF5686 and carboxypeptidase regulatory-like domain-containing protein, translating to MPIASLTRVFWLLLFSLVSVSVAQAGILKGKVTDEKGEGMGFATVYIKGTTIGSTTNEQGNYQLTVDPGTYTVVFQYVGYKSQSRTIEIKDTTEPVVLNVQLEQDVYAVGEVRISGDGKDPAYSIMRQAIAKRDYHLKEVEAYSAQVYIKGLQRLINVPKRVLGIMKVPAGLKPGIIYLSESVSELHFKQPNKMRERMISSKVSGNSKAFSFNNASDFSINFYKSLIKANGINERGFISPVAGNALLFYNYELMGSAQNNGNLVHRIKVTPKRRHDPVFTGYIYIVDDSYRIHSLNLYVTKAQQIEFVDTLRITQQFTPVPGNVWVLQSQKFTFDVEGYGFKGNGYFTAVYSKYRVQPASFVKPPAPAPTVTAPVAEPEKPIAVVVPPTPEKKPKRLPKAKKDQMPANGVPDDAFFKKKEVLAIEENSNKRDSAYWDEIRPVPLTVEEVVDYHEKDSIQVVKESKPYQDSLDHKNNKLSLADVFVTGYSYRNSFERTSYTVEPITRIWQYNTVEGLVANLRLGYSKRFEDGRNYSITPTVRYGFSNEQFNAKVAAGYQYNLIKRQSIGMEAGRFVSQFNAQDPITPFINTVYTLLAEENWQKLYQRDYLRLWHQRELVNGLSATFMVDYAQRRMLFNTTDYTWRDRAHKEFTSNEPINAEVASTAFPEHEALTASVVLSYKPGQEYISHPDRKINLGSKWPTFTAQYRKGISGLLGSDVDYDLITLGVRDELKLGLLGTSTYSASIGTFWRKKQLYFIDFKHFEGNRTLLSGDFSGFQLLDYYRYSTQSTYVEAHYSHHFNGFILNKVPLLRKLKWQEVGSVNYLHTAAAGHYLELGVGLEHLFKVVRVDFFTAFQEKVKVSSGLRVGFGF from the coding sequence ATGCCTATCGCTTCGCTTACAAGAGTTTTCTGGTTACTGCTTTTCTCATTGGTATCTGTCTCTGTAGCGCAGGCCGGGATTCTGAAAGGTAAGGTAACAGATGAGAAAGGCGAGGGGATGGGTTTTGCCACGGTCTACATCAAAGGCACCACTATCGGGTCCACTACCAATGAGCAGGGCAACTACCAACTCACGGTAGACCCGGGTACCTACACGGTGGTGTTCCAGTACGTGGGCTATAAAAGCCAGAGCCGAACCATAGAAATCAAAGACACCACAGAGCCGGTGGTGCTGAATGTACAACTAGAGCAGGACGTGTACGCCGTGGGCGAGGTGCGCATTAGCGGTGACGGCAAAGACCCCGCTTACAGCATCATGCGGCAGGCCATTGCCAAACGCGACTACCACCTAAAGGAAGTAGAAGCCTACAGCGCGCAAGTGTACATCAAAGGTTTGCAACGACTCATCAACGTCCCTAAACGCGTGTTGGGCATCATGAAAGTGCCAGCAGGACTGAAGCCGGGAATAATTTACCTATCTGAGTCAGTCTCTGAGTTGCATTTCAAACAGCCTAATAAGATGCGGGAACGCATGATTTCGTCTAAGGTGAGCGGGAACAGCAAAGCTTTCAGCTTCAACAACGCTTCAGATTTCAGCATCAATTTTTATAAGAGCCTTATCAAAGCCAATGGCATCAATGAGCGGGGCTTTATCTCGCCGGTGGCAGGCAACGCGCTTTTGTTCTACAACTATGAACTCATGGGAAGTGCGCAGAACAACGGAAATCTGGTGCATCGCATCAAAGTCACGCCCAAGCGCCGGCATGACCCGGTGTTCACGGGCTACATTTACATTGTAGACGATTCGTACCGTATTCATAGCCTGAACCTGTACGTGACCAAGGCCCAGCAGATTGAGTTTGTGGACACCTTGCGCATTACCCAGCAGTTCACGCCCGTGCCCGGAAACGTGTGGGTGTTGCAGTCCCAGAAATTCACGTTTGACGTGGAAGGCTACGGCTTTAAAGGCAATGGCTACTTTACCGCCGTGTACAGCAAGTACCGCGTACAGCCCGCATCTTTTGTGAAGCCACCCGCCCCGGCGCCAACTGTCACCGCCCCGGTTGCCGAGCCTGAGAAACCCATTGCCGTGGTGGTGCCTCCTACACCCGAGAAAAAGCCGAAGCGCCTACCCAAAGCAAAGAAAGACCAGATGCCGGCCAACGGCGTACCCGATGATGCCTTTTTCAAGAAAAAGGAGGTGTTAGCCATTGAAGAAAACTCCAACAAACGCGACAGCGCCTATTGGGATGAAATACGCCCTGTGCCGCTCACTGTAGAAGAAGTGGTGGATTACCATGAGAAGGACAGCATTCAGGTGGTCAAAGAATCTAAGCCGTACCAAGATTCCTTGGACCATAAGAACAACAAGCTCTCTCTGGCCGATGTCTTCGTGACGGGCTACTCTTACCGTAACTCGTTTGAGCGCACCTCTTACACGGTAGAGCCTATCACGCGCATCTGGCAGTACAACACGGTAGAAGGCTTGGTGGCCAACTTGCGTTTGGGGTATAGCAAGCGTTTTGAGGACGGCCGAAACTACTCCATCACGCCCACCGTGCGCTACGGCTTTAGTAATGAGCAGTTCAATGCCAAAGTTGCCGCCGGTTACCAGTACAACTTGATCAAACGGCAGTCCATTGGCATGGAGGCGGGTCGCTTTGTGAGTCAGTTCAACGCGCAGGACCCTATTACGCCGTTCATCAATACCGTCTACACCCTGCTGGCTGAGGAGAACTGGCAGAAGCTCTACCAGCGCGACTACCTGCGCCTGTGGCACCAGCGCGAACTGGTCAATGGCCTGTCTGCCACGTTCATGGTGGATTACGCCCAGCGCCGCATGCTGTTCAATACCACAGACTACACCTGGCGCGACCGAGCCCACAAAGAATTTACGTCCAATGAACCTATCAACGCCGAGGTCGCTTCTACCGCTTTTCCGGAGCATGAGGCGCTCACGGCTTCGGTGGTCTTGAGCTACAAGCCGGGCCAGGAATACATTTCGCACCCAGACCGGAAAATCAACCTCGGTTCCAAATGGCCCACCTTCACAGCCCAGTACCGCAAAGGAATAAGTGGACTATTGGGCAGTGATGTGGACTATGATTTGATAACCCTGGGCGTGCGGGATGAACTTAAGTTGGGCTTGCTAGGCACCAGCACGTATTCTGCCAGCATAGGCACGTTTTGGCGCAAGAAGCAGCTATACTTTATAGACTTTAAGCACTTTGAAGGCAACCGCACCCTGCTTTCCGGTGACTTCAGTGGTTTCCAGTTGCTGGACTATTATCGTTACAGCACCCAAAGTACTTATGTAGAAGCGCATTACAGCCACCATTTCAATGGCTTCATCTTGAACAAAGTGCCGCTGTTGCGCAAACTCAAATGGCAGGAGGTAGGCAGTGTCAATTACCTGCATACAGCCGCCGCCGGACATTACTTAGAGTTGGGCGTGGGTCTGGAGCATTTGTTCAAAGTAGTTCGCGTGGACTTCTTCACCGCCTTCCAGGAAAAAGTGAAGGTGAGCTCTGGACTGAGAGTTGGGTTTGGGTTTTAG
- a CDS encoding YfhO family protein has protein sequence MASSLPAKFNFNRHLLPHLLVLLFFLLLTVAYFSPIFFDGKSLMQHDVVQFQGGAKEITDYRAATGEEALWTNSMFSGMPAYLISVKFSGDLFQYVHDLFTFGLPLVASNVFITLLCAYILFAVLGLRPMLAAVGAIAYTFVSYNFAILEAGHNTKSLAIAYLPLVLAGLIHAYRKNLWIGAALFAFGLTMHIRVNHLQITYYLLLIVLIFGIVELVHWYKEGRIAEFFKRTAILAIGALLAAGVSFGRIYTTAEYGQYSIRGASELKQNADEASSGLDREYAFQWSYGIGESMTLLIPNFYGGASQGPLEKNSETYAALSQAGMPAAQLADASMPFYWGDQSFVGGPVYMGAIICFLFVLGLMVTPRRLWVWLLSATILSLFLAWGKNFAEFNYFIFDALPGYNKFRAVSMALVIAQVTMVLLAILALCRVIQNEALDQKELQKKILIALGVVGGICAFFFIFSGIFDYVAPVDEQLLQYQYPVQAIRADRQAMLRGDALRSLVFILLAGGALYMFTKRKLSAFVTTLIVGFLILVDLWGVDKRYLNDKDFQKDYSKSYFTPTTADEIILRDKSLSYRVYNVPNPFNDARTSYFHKSIGGYHGAKLRRYQDVIEKHIAQGNMNVLNMLNTRYAITGKDEQPVQQIPGSLGNAWFVQTVRAVNSPDEELETLKTFDPGNEAIVDVSKFPNVKPHVYGASASRITLTEYKPNYLKYDAEATQDGVAVFSEVYYKDGWQAYLDGKPVDHFRVNYILRAMPIPNGKHVVEFKFEPTEYTLGNTVSLISSLLLLAGLFGAVYVTFKRRKPETV, from the coding sequence ATGGCCTCTTCTTTACCGGCGAAATTCAACTTCAATCGCCATCTGTTGCCGCACCTGCTGGTGCTTCTGTTTTTCTTGCTACTCACGGTAGCCTATTTCTCACCCATTTTCTTTGACGGCAAAAGCCTGATGCAACATGACGTGGTGCAGTTTCAGGGCGGCGCCAAAGAGATAACAGATTATCGCGCAGCCACCGGCGAGGAAGCCCTCTGGACCAACTCCATGTTCAGTGGCATGCCGGCCTACTTGATCAGTGTTAAGTTTTCGGGTGACCTGTTCCAGTACGTGCATGACCTCTTTACTTTTGGCTTGCCGCTGGTAGCGTCTAACGTGTTTATTACGCTGCTGTGTGCCTATATCTTATTTGCGGTGTTGGGCTTGCGCCCGATGCTGGCGGCGGTTGGGGCCATTGCCTATACGTTTGTGTCTTACAACTTCGCTATTCTAGAAGCGGGGCACAACACCAAATCACTGGCCATTGCTTACCTGCCGTTAGTATTGGCCGGCTTGATTCATGCCTACCGCAAAAATCTCTGGATTGGCGCGGCGCTGTTCGCCTTCGGGTTAACCATGCACATCCGCGTGAACCACTTGCAGATAACGTATTACCTGCTCTTGATTGTGCTAATCTTTGGCATTGTAGAGTTGGTGCATTGGTACAAAGAAGGCCGTATTGCGGAGTTCTTCAAACGCACTGCCATCTTGGCCATTGGTGCTTTACTGGCCGCGGGCGTAAGCTTCGGGCGCATTTATACCACCGCAGAATATGGTCAATATTCCATCAGAGGCGCTTCTGAACTAAAGCAAAATGCTGATGAAGCCAGCTCTGGCCTGGACCGCGAATATGCGTTCCAGTGGAGCTACGGTATTGGCGAGAGCATGACCTTGCTCATTCCTAACTTCTACGGAGGTGCCAGCCAAGGACCATTGGAGAAAAACTCAGAGACCTACGCTGCCTTGAGCCAAGCCGGAATGCCGGCCGCGCAATTAGCCGATGCGTCTATGCCGTTCTACTGGGGAGACCAGTCGTTTGTAGGCGGACCTGTGTACATGGGCGCTATCATCTGCTTCCTATTTGTGTTAGGTCTGATGGTGACGCCTCGCCGTTTGTGGGTGTGGCTGTTGAGCGCTACCATTCTGTCCTTGTTCCTGGCCTGGGGAAAGAACTTCGCCGAGTTTAACTACTTCATCTTTGACGCTCTGCCGGGCTATAACAAGTTTAGAGCCGTGAGTATGGCGCTGGTGATTGCGCAGGTAACCATGGTGCTGTTGGCTATTCTGGCCCTTTGCCGTGTTATCCAGAACGAAGCCCTGGACCAGAAAGAACTACAGAAGAAAATCTTAATCGCCTTGGGCGTGGTGGGCGGAATCTGTGCCTTCTTCTTCATCTTCAGTGGCATCTTTGATTACGTGGCGCCGGTAGACGAGCAGTTGTTGCAATACCAGTACCCAGTGCAGGCCATCCGCGCCGACCGCCAAGCGATGTTGCGTGGTGATGCCCTTCGTTCGTTGGTATTCATCTTGTTAGCTGGTGGAGCCTTGTACATGTTTACTAAGCGTAAACTATCGGCGTTTGTGACTACGCTTATTGTTGGTTTCTTGATTCTGGTGGATTTGTGGGGCGTAGACAAGCGCTACCTAAATGACAAAGACTTCCAGAAAGACTACAGCAAATCTTATTTTACCCCTACCACTGCAGATGAAATCATTCTGCGCGACAAGTCCTTGAGCTACCGCGTGTACAACGTGCCAAATCCGTTCAACGATGCGCGTACCTCTTACTTCCATAAATCCATTGGCGGTTACCACGGTGCCAAGTTGCGCCGTTACCAAGACGTGATTGAGAAGCACATTGCGCAGGGCAACATGAACGTCTTGAACATGCTCAACACGCGTTACGCCATCACGGGCAAAGACGAACAGCCGGTACAGCAAATTCCGGGAAGCTTGGGCAACGCCTGGTTTGTGCAGACGGTGCGCGCCGTGAACTCGCCAGACGAGGAACTGGAAACCTTAAAAACCTTTGACCCAGGCAACGAGGCCATTGTGGACGTTTCTAAATTCCCGAACGTGAAGCCCCATGTGTACGGAGCCTCGGCGTCCAGAATCACGCTCACAGAATACAAGCCTAACTACTTGAAGTATGACGCCGAAGCCACTCAGGACGGCGTGGCAGTCTTCTCTGAGGTGTACTACAAAGACGGCTGGCAAGCTTATTTGGATGGCAAACCAGTTGACCACTTTAGGGTAAATTACATCTTGCGCGCTATGCCTATTCCAAACGGCAAGCATGTGGTAGAATTCAAGTTTGAGCCTACGGAATACACCTTGGGTAACACCGTGTCGCTTATCTCTTCACTGCTCTTGTTGGCAGGATTGTTTGGAGCGGTATACGTGACCTTTAAAAGAAGAAAACCAGAAACGGTTTAA
- a CDS encoding DMT family transporter: MTKGAQYMLLSTFFFALMNVCVKYLPHLPSMEIILVRSVISLAMSYATLRYMQIEPWGSNKLILVGRGITGVIALMLYFTTLQNIPLAGAVTIQYLSPIFTALLGVFIAKEKVHPWQWLFFLISFAGVLVIEGVDTRISTYYLLVGVGGAFVSGLSYNSIRKLNAREHPMVIVFYFPLVALPVSAVFCLFKWVPPVGMDWVWLFLTGIFTQLAQYYMTKAYQAEELARVASLNYVGIFYALGLGFLLFGEVFDVFSYLGIALVLVGVLLNMEYSRRLRKREAIEAQATV; the protein is encoded by the coding sequence ATGACCAAAGGTGCCCAGTACATGTTGCTCTCCACGTTCTTCTTTGCGTTGATGAACGTGTGCGTGAAATACCTGCCTCACCTGCCGTCCATGGAAATCATTTTGGTAAGGTCAGTTATTTCCTTGGCTATGAGCTATGCCACCCTGCGGTACATGCAAATAGAGCCTTGGGGAAGCAACAAACTCATTCTGGTGGGTCGGGGCATTACGGGCGTCATTGCGCTTATGCTATACTTCACCACCTTGCAGAATATTCCGCTGGCGGGCGCGGTGACCATTCAGTATTTGTCTCCCATTTTCACGGCGCTGTTGGGCGTATTTATTGCGAAGGAGAAAGTGCATCCCTGGCAGTGGCTGTTCTTCTTGATTTCGTTTGCGGGCGTGCTGGTGATTGAGGGCGTGGACACGCGCATTTCTACTTATTACCTGTTGGTGGGCGTCGGCGGGGCGTTCGTTTCAGGATTATCTTATAATTCCATCAGAAAGCTCAACGCGCGGGAGCACCCCATGGTCATTGTATTTTACTTTCCGCTGGTGGCCTTGCCGGTGTCTGCGGTGTTCTGTCTGTTCAAGTGGGTGCCTCCAGTGGGCATGGACTGGGTGTGGCTGTTTCTGACGGGCATTTTCACGCAGCTGGCGCAATACTACATGACCAAAGCCTACCAGGCCGAAGAGCTTGCCCGCGTAGCCAGCCTCAACTATGTGGGCATTTTCTACGCGCTGGGCCTGGGGTTCCTGCTCTTCGGGGAGGTGTTTGACGTGTTCTCCTACCTGGGCATTGCCCTGGTGCTGGTGGGCGTGCTGTTGAACATGGAGTACAGCCGCCGTTTGCGCAAGCGCGAAGCCATAGAAGCCCAAGCAACGGTCTAG
- a CDS encoding 1-aminocyclopropane-1-carboxylate deaminase/D-cysteine desulfhydrase, protein MATPLQYLSHPLLTQKLVTLAVLREDLLHPTIPGNKWRKLKYNLQEARTQNVETLVTFGGAFSNHISAVASAGQEFGFSTIGYIRGEETLPLNPTLQHATSCGMQLRYLSREDYRLKDDSAFQAQLLTHIPHPYLLPEGGTNLLAVKGCTEIVTELQESWDVLCVASGTGGTLAGIIAGAGGEGHIIGFPALKGGEFLHAEVTQLVQAYAGQAYDNWQLQTEYHFGGYAKHTPELLTFIQDFYEQHQILLDPVYTGKLLFGVFDLIEKDYFTEGTRIIAIHTGGLQGWTGFKQRYGVGWPTEEMLSV, encoded by the coding sequence ATGGCAACACCGCTCCAGTACCTCTCGCACCCGCTACTCACCCAGAAACTGGTGACCTTGGCTGTACTGCGCGAAGACCTGTTGCATCCCACCATCCCCGGCAATAAATGGCGTAAACTCAAGTACAACTTACAAGAAGCGCGTACGCAGAATGTAGAGACGTTAGTCACCTTTGGAGGTGCTTTCTCTAATCATATTTCCGCGGTAGCCTCAGCAGGGCAGGAGTTTGGGTTTAGCACAATCGGCTACATTCGCGGGGAGGAAACGTTGCCCCTAAATCCAACCTTACAGCACGCTACATCTTGTGGAATGCAACTCCGCTACCTTTCCCGCGAAGATTATCGTCTAAAAGATGATTCCGCGTTTCAAGCGCAACTGCTGACACACATTCCCCATCCTTATCTGCTCCCAGAAGGTGGCACCAACCTGCTGGCGGTGAAAGGCTGTACCGAGATTGTCACAGAACTACAGGAATCCTGGGACGTACTCTGCGTGGCATCGGGCACGGGCGGGACCTTAGCGGGCATCATTGCTGGGGCAGGAGGGGAAGGCCACATCATCGGGTTTCCGGCCTTGAAAGGCGGAGAGTTTCTACATGCAGAAGTAACTCAACTTGTACAAGCCTACGCCGGACAAGCATATGATAACTGGCAACTGCAAACGGAGTACCACTTCGGGGGGTACGCCAAGCACACACCTGAACTGCTGACCTTCATCCAAGACTTCTACGAGCAGCACCAGATTCTGCTAGACCCGGTGTATACGGGCAAGCTACTGTTTGGCGTATTTGACTTGATTGAGAAGGACTACTTCACCGAAGGTACCCGCATTATAGCCATACACACTGGTGGCTTGCAGGGTTGGACTGGATTTAAGCAGCGGTATGGCGTGGGCTGGCCAACAGAGGAGATGTTGAGCGTCTAG
- a CDS encoding DUF4230 domain-containing protein, with amino-acid sequence MNKKPEVEVTHNTILTKIEEMGKLELVRYNFKDVVEYSKEVSRFLPNSKVALIVSGEAVGCIDLQKLQASDLQFLGDSVLHISLPAPEICYYRVNHTESKVFGKENTYFQDAELVDEGYKFAEKNVKQAALNSGILKQTSINAEKILKPMLENMTGRKVYLMPKTTMQAPPVPKKR; translated from the coding sequence GTGAATAAAAAGCCAGAGGTGGAAGTGACGCACAATACCATTCTCACCAAGATTGAGGAGATGGGCAAGCTGGAGTTGGTGCGTTACAATTTCAAAGACGTGGTGGAGTACAGCAAGGAAGTCTCCCGGTTCCTGCCCAATTCTAAAGTCGCTTTGATTGTCTCTGGTGAGGCCGTAGGCTGTATTGACCTGCAAAAACTACAAGCCAGCGACCTACAGTTCCTGGGTGATTCTGTGCTGCACATAAGCCTGCCCGCCCCTGAGATTTGCTATTACCGCGTGAATCACACCGAATCCAAGGTTTTCGGGAAAGAGAATACCTACTTTCAGGATGCTGAACTGGTGGATGAGGGATACAAATTTGCCGAGAAAAATGTGAAGCAGGCAGCCTTGAACAGCGGTATTTTAAAGCAGACCTCTATCAACGCAGAGAAAATCCTGAAACCCATGCTAGAAAACATGACCGGCCGGAAGGTGTATTTGATGCCTAAGACCACCATGCAAGCGCCACCGGTGCCTAAGAAACGCTAG
- a CDS encoding nuclear transport factor 2 family protein, with product MKASVLLSIALLLLSFPSIAQETDSLRREIEKLDLAHAKAIFTSDAKALDRLMDDEITVNHPTNKIINEKAELLKLIKSGVIRYTSFKRYPEKFLFYKDMVVVMGHEEVVPAKGAPNAGKKLNRRYTNVWMKKENVWKLTVRHANNVCLDN from the coding sequence ATGAAGGCTAGTGTCCTCCTCTCCATTGCACTGCTCTTACTTTCTTTTCCTTCCATCGCGCAGGAGACCGATAGTCTTAGACGAGAAATTGAAAAGCTTGACTTGGCGCACGCCAAAGCCATCTTCACCTCTGATGCAAAAGCCTTAGATAGATTAATGGATGATGAGATAACGGTCAATCACCCCACCAATAAAATCATTAATGAGAAGGCTGAACTCCTTAAGCTTATCAAAAGCGGCGTGATTCGGTATACTTCCTTTAAACGGTATCCAGAGAAGTTCTTGTTTTATAAGGACATGGTGGTTGTGATGGGACATGAAGAAGTGGTTCCCGCCAAAGGTGCGCCCAATGCCGGCAAGAAGCTTAACAGAAGGTATACCAATGTTTGGATGAAGAAGGAGAACGTCTGGAAGCTGACGGTACGACACGCCAACAATGTGTGTCTGGATAATTAG
- a CDS encoding VOC family protein — MEEKYVVPAQTRIGHVHLKVADLDRSMAFYCDLLGFEVTTRYGSQAVFISAGGYHHHIGLNTWYSKDAPPAEQEGVGLFHTAILYPTRKDLAVIFDRLRRAKYPLTGASDHGVSEALYLNDPDGNGVELYWDRPKDQWPSKPDGSLEMYTRPLDLPGLLKELEA, encoded by the coding sequence ATGGAAGAGAAATATGTAGTCCCCGCACAGACCCGCATTGGCCATGTGCACTTAAAAGTAGCCGACCTGGACCGTTCCATGGCCTTCTATTGTGACCTGCTGGGGTTTGAAGTCACCACCAGGTACGGGAGCCAGGCCGTGTTCATTTCAGCGGGTGGGTATCATCATCATATTGGCCTCAACACCTGGTACAGCAAAGACGCACCGCCCGCCGAGCAGGAAGGCGTGGGCTTGTTTCATACAGCCATTCTATACCCCACCAGAAAAGATCTGGCGGTTATCTTTGACCGGCTGCGCAGGGCCAAATACCCCTTGACCGGTGCCAGCGACCACGGCGTTTCTGAAGCTCTCTACCTCAATGACCCAGATGGCAACGGCGTAGAACTGTACTGGGACAGACCCAAAGACCAGTGGCCTTCCAAGCCAGACGGCTCCCTGGAGATGTACACCAGACCGCTAGACCTGCCAGGATTGTTGAAGGAGTTGGAAGCCTAA
- a CDS encoding regulatory protein RecX, which translates to MFTPKKKKVYTKKEALPKIAAYCAYQERTQNEVRAKLLDYGLDLEEADDLIIHLTQEKFLDEERYAQAYVRGKYGLKRWGRRKIMQGLKAKRISDYCIKKGLQEIDPDTYWENLLYWLERKHKTEGERNPMARKQKINFFLQSKGYELDLINDAWKELGLD; encoded by the coding sequence GTGTTCACACCCAAGAAAAAGAAAGTCTATACTAAGAAGGAGGCCCTGCCCAAAATTGCGGCCTACTGCGCCTACCAGGAACGCACGCAGAACGAGGTGCGCGCCAAACTGCTGGATTATGGCTTAGACTTGGAAGAGGCCGATGACCTGATTATCCACCTGACCCAAGAGAAATTCCTGGACGAAGAACGCTATGCCCAGGCCTACGTGCGGGGCAAGTACGGCCTCAAGCGCTGGGGCCGACGAAAAATCATGCAAGGCCTCAAAGCCAAACGCATCTCTGACTATTGCATCAAGAAAGGCCTACAGGAAATTGACCCCGACACCTACTGGGAGAACCTGCTCTACTGGCTGGAACGCAAGCACAAAACCGAAGGCGAGCGCAACCCCATGGCCCGCAAACAGAAAATCAACTTCTTCCTGCAAAGCAAAGGCTATGAACTAGACCTTATCAACGATGCTTGGAAAGAACTGGGCTTGGATTGA